Proteins found in one archaeon genomic segment:
- the rpiA gene encoding ribose 5-phosphate isomerase A — translation MTDKQRQALKGVAQELSKKLPSGSTIGLGSGSTVATLLEELSPLVMAKGRRISGVPTSTQIELVASRNGIDLVPFRGSVDLVVDGADQVDNKLNLIKGGGGALLREKVVMGSAKAIAIVASENKFAARLCERGARVPVEVVPMARESAKVRLSLLGGVPEERLMQKGYPYFTENGNLILDTMFEPLDDPAQLESKVKSVPGVVEVGVFTFKPITVYKLMDDGTYDALSSKTK, via the coding sequence TTGACCGATAAGCAAAGGCAGGCCCTGAAGGGAGTGGCCCAGGAACTCTCAAAGAAGCTCCCATCCGGGAGCACGATAGGCCTCGGGAGCGGCTCGACGGTCGCGACGCTCCTCGAAGAGCTCTCCCCGCTGGTGATGGCGAAAGGGAGGCGAATATCCGGGGTCCCCACCTCCACCCAGATCGAGCTGGTCGCTTCCAGGAACGGGATCGACCTCGTGCCTTTTCGGGGGTCGGTCGACCTCGTGGTCGACGGCGCCGACCAGGTCGACAACAAGCTCAACCTGATCAAGGGGGGAGGGGGCGCACTGCTCAGGGAGAAGGTAGTGATGGGCAGCGCGAAGGCGATTGCGATCGTTGCCTCCGAGAACAAGTTCGCGGCCCGACTCTGCGAGAGGGGGGCGAGGGTCCCTGTGGAGGTGGTGCCGATGGCCCGCGAAAGCGCCAAGGTCAGGCTCTCCCTCCTCGGCGGCGTCCCCGAGGAGAGGCTGATGCAGAAGGGGTACCCCTACTTTACTGAGAACGGGAACCTGATCCTCGACACGATGTTCGAGCCGCTGGACGACCCGGCCCAGCTCGAGTCCAAGGTGAAGTCGGTCCCGGGGGTCGTTGAGGTCGGGGTCTTCACGTTCAAGCCGATCACGGTCTACAAGCTCATGGACGACGGGACGTACGATGCGCTCAGCAGCAAGACGAAGTAA
- a CDS encoding ferredoxin family protein, which translates to MTRDAGYKSAPIDPNFLSKPDQFPVTGEHVSHKVRALGASRMDGDAKPYPTTNGIHGTSVAIDWESCVADGVCMDVCPVFVFEWLLNPGQAGTGKDKVLESGSEEWNSYRTDKSDPVRENDCIYCMACETSCPTQSIKITQP; encoded by the coding sequence ATGACGAGAGACGCGGGCTACAAGTCTGCCCCGATCGACCCGAACTTCCTCTCGAAGCCAGACCAGTTCCCTGTCACCGGCGAGCACGTCAGCCACAAGGTCAGGGCACTCGGCGCGAGCAGGATGGACGGGGACGCCAAGCCTTACCCGACCACCAACGGGATCCACGGGACGTCGGTAGCGATCGACTGGGAGTCGTGCGTTGCGGACGGGGTCTGCATGGACGTCTGCCCTGTCTTCGTCTTCGAGTGGCTCCTGAACCCCGGTCAGGCTGGGACGGGCAAGGACAAGGTCCTCGAGAGCGGCTCCGAGGAGTGGAACTCATACAGGACTGACAAGTCGGACCCCGTGCGTGAGAACGACTGCATCTACTGCATGGCTTGTGAAACAAGTTGCCCGACGCAGTCAATCAAGATCACCCAGCCTTAG
- a CDS encoding LAGLIDADG family homing endonuclease, with protein sequence MADEDDPRVITLLRTKGLSIRSLHEPTRGLLKAYLFRVHVEQGVSLSDLAKRIGNKTSGYTSWLCRELGVRARPFEEARLKAIREKRRKYERRPFDGTDEDKAYLLGLKHGDLTTSRPWKDVVKVSTSTTHPAMARLFDRLFGGHGHVYRYARYKKDTKTYEWNLAVILDPSFDFLTQSHEDVWAWVSTSQALKRAYLSGLLDAEGSVGIYKAKNSVAVVIAYYNTNLRLLELVRRWIRDLGFNPLAPYLDKAKGFRSPGFQIEMKKDYWRVLITRSEESKSFLGVLSLRHEEKQAKSRMARALKGSERWDAVGPRVSQLRQEIRQGRDDFVGIAKQVVELRVAKRLLTAAKAG encoded by the coding sequence TTGGCCGACGAGGACGACCCGCGAGTCATCACCCTACTGAGGACCAAGGGCCTAAGCATCCGGTCCCTCCACGAGCCGACGCGAGGCCTGCTCAAGGCCTACCTATTCAGGGTCCACGTGGAGCAGGGCGTCTCCCTCTCAGACCTCGCGAAGCGGATAGGCAACAAGACCAGCGGCTACACCTCTTGGCTCTGCAGGGAGCTCGGGGTCAGGGCGCGCCCCTTCGAGGAGGCGCGGCTCAAGGCGATCAGGGAGAAGAGGAGGAAGTACGAGCGGAGGCCCTTCGACGGGACGGACGAGGACAAGGCGTACTTGCTGGGGCTGAAGCATGGAGACCTGACTACATCTAGGCCTTGGAAAGACGTGGTAAAGGTGAGCACGAGCACGACGCACCCTGCCATGGCGAGACTCTTCGACCGCCTGTTTGGTGGGCATGGTCACGTGTACAGATATGCAAGATACAAGAAAGACACGAAGACCTACGAATGGAATCTCGCCGTCATTCTGGACCCCAGTTTCGATTTCCTAACCCAAAGCCACGAAGATGTATGGGCTTGGGTCTCCACAAGCCAGGCACTCAAGCGGGCATACCTCTCCGGGCTCCTCGACGCCGAAGGCAGCGTGGGAATCTACAAGGCCAAAAACTCGGTCGCAGTGGTAATCGCATACTACAACACCAACCTCCGGCTCCTGGAACTCGTGCGCCGTTGGATAAGGGACCTGGGTTTCAATCCACTTGCGCCCTATCTGGACAAAGCGAAAGGGTTCAGGTCTCCGGGATTCCAGATTGAGATGAAGAAGGATTACTGGAGGGTTCTCATTACAAGGTCTGAGGAATCCAAGTCTTTCCTGGGGGTCTTGAGCCTAAGGCACGAAGAGAAACAGGCCAAGTCTAGGATGGCGCGCGCTCTCAAAGGAAGTGAACGGTGGGATGCGGTCGGGCCCAGGGTGTCTCAGTTGCGCCAGGAAATACGCCAAGGCCGTGATGACTTTGTCGGCATTGCGAAGCAAGTTGTGGAACTACGGGTCGCGAAGCGATTGCTGACTGCGGCTAAGGCTGGGTGA
- a CDS encoding DMT family transporter: protein MASIRPYALLITLSVIWGMAFVAIRQADFELDSNNLTLLRWLIVSAAFLILYRFIVRPKAKFERKDFPRLIVVAATSVAIYHLSLNASEKIVNASLAGLLISLAPLTTVLLSSIVLHEKISSRIWGALVLAIAGAVVISSPDLSLTGAAFGPGLVVVAAMAGATFTVSSKPLVAKYGPYPVAAWAAFLGTAMLLPLVTPGLLTQAEGLSATGWLSVLYLAILSTVIANMIFYTLVSRQALSKLGVQLYLVPIVSAVGGVLLLGEQLGVATLVGGALLLVAVGLATSGRH, encoded by the coding sequence TTGGCCAGCATCAGGCCGTACGCGCTCCTCATCACGCTCTCTGTCATCTGGGGGATGGCCTTCGTCGCGATCAGGCAGGCGGACTTTGAGCTCGACTCCAACAACCTGACCCTCCTGAGGTGGCTCATCGTCTCCGCGGCGTTCCTGATCCTCTATCGCTTCATAGTCAGGCCCAAGGCGAAGTTCGAGCGGAAGGACTTTCCCAGGCTCATAGTCGTGGCCGCGACGAGCGTAGCGATCTACCACCTGTCCCTCAACGCGTCGGAGAAGATCGTGAACGCGTCCCTCGCAGGGCTGCTCATCTCTCTTGCGCCTCTCACGACAGTGCTTCTTTCTTCCATCGTGCTCCATGAGAAGATCTCCTCGAGGATCTGGGGAGCGCTGGTGCTCGCGATCGCGGGCGCAGTGGTTATCTCGAGCCCGGACCTGAGCCTCACGGGCGCGGCCTTCGGGCCAGGCCTGGTGGTCGTGGCCGCGATGGCGGGGGCGACCTTCACTGTGTCGTCGAAGCCCCTGGTCGCAAAGTACGGGCCTTATCCCGTGGCCGCGTGGGCCGCGTTTCTTGGGACCGCGATGCTGCTGCCTCTGGTGACCCCCGGGCTCCTGACGCAGGCCGAGGGGCTCTCGGCGACCGGGTGGCTCAGCGTGCTCTATCTTGCGATCCTCAGCACGGTGATAGCGAACATGATCTTCTACACCCTGGTCAGCAGGCAGGCGCTCTCAAAGCTGGGGGTCCAGCTCTACCTGGTCCCCATCGTGAGCGCGGTCGGCGGGGTCCTGCTCCTGGGGGAGCAGCTGGGGGTCGCGACCCTCGTCGGTGGCGCACTCCTCCTGGTGGCTGTGGGGCTCGCGACGAGCGGCCGGCACTGA
- a CDS encoding double-stranded DNA-binding protein — protein MNEDEELRLIEQRKLLAMRRKLEARDAPAPAVKNDREVVEGVLYDRGDEVLEAAYSFYPRETERLVGELAGLVKSGRLKDRVSGGELYSIFRQVGLRFRLKTSIRVQDKGKLVDLSEKLSRRE, from the coding sequence TTGAACGAGGACGAGGAGCTGAGGCTCATCGAGCAGAGGAAGCTGCTCGCGATGAGGAGGAAGCTGGAGGCCAGGGATGCGCCCGCCCCGGCTGTGAAGAACGACAGGGAGGTCGTGGAGGGGGTCCTCTACGACAGGGGGGACGAGGTCCTCGAGGCTGCGTACTCTTTCTACCCCCGGGAGACGGAGAGGCTCGTCGGGGAGCTGGCAGGGCTGGTGAAGTCTGGGAGGCTCAAGGACAGGGTCTCCGGAGGGGAGCTGTACTCTATCTTCAGACAGGTGGGGCTCAGGTTCAGGCTCAAGACCTCGATCAGGGTCCAGGACAAGGGGAAGCTGGTCGACCTGAGCGAGAAGCTTTCGAGGAGGGAGTAG
- a CDS encoding proteasome assembly chaperone family protein yields MGGVVREKVVSVPEGTVLVCGLPGSGYVGKLAADHLVDELGLKKVAEYSSESFPPQVNVKADGTVEEQKGGVYFAKVDGKGLMVFTADAQPTTSEGEYELSDAVVGFAKKCGVGKVYTLAAYITGGFSDAPKVYGAGTSKEMLDALSGSGVTLMKDGAVSGMNGLLVGVAALRGMEGGCLLGETSGYVVDAGASRAVLEVLSKVVGFSIDTSKLKEKAEETQKVISQLQAMAESAETSPQPKRERPGYIG; encoded by the coding sequence ATGGGAGGGGTCGTAAGGGAGAAGGTCGTCTCGGTCCCCGAGGGGACGGTCCTTGTCTGCGGGCTCCCGGGGAGCGGGTACGTGGGCAAGCTGGCCGCGGACCACCTCGTGGACGAGTTAGGGCTCAAGAAGGTGGCCGAGTATTCCAGCGAGAGCTTCCCGCCCCAGGTCAACGTGAAGGCGGACGGGACTGTGGAGGAGCAAAAGGGAGGGGTCTACTTCGCGAAGGTGGACGGGAAGGGGCTCATGGTCTTCACAGCGGACGCGCAGCCGACGACCTCCGAGGGGGAGTACGAGCTCTCGGACGCGGTCGTGGGGTTCGCGAAGAAGTGCGGGGTGGGGAAGGTCTACACCCTCGCGGCGTACATCACGGGCGGGTTCTCTGATGCGCCCAAGGTCTACGGGGCCGGGACCTCGAAGGAGATGCTGGACGCGCTCTCCGGGTCGGGGGTGACCCTGATGAAGGACGGGGCCGTGAGCGGGATGAACGGGCTCCTGGTCGGGGTGGCGGCGCTGAGGGGGATGGAGGGAGGGTGTCTCCTGGGCGAGACCTCGGGATACGTGGTGGACGCGGGGGCCTCGAGGGCGGTCCTGGAGGTCCTCTCCAAGGTGGTGGGCTTCTCGATAGACACCTCCAAGCTGAAGGAGAAGGCGGAGGAGACGCAGAAGGTGATCAGCCAGCTCCAGGCGATGGCAGAGTCGGCGGAGACGAGCCCTCAGCCGAAGCGCGAGCGCCCCGGGTACATCGGCTAG